Part of the Drosophila kikkawai strain 14028-0561.14 chromosome 3L, DkikHiC1v2, whole genome shotgun sequence genome is shown below.
TGCCGGCCTTGCGGGGCACAACCGAGGGGGCAATCATCAGCCATGAAATGGGATTGCCTGCCAAATGGAATAGGGGAAAAGAGCGGGGAGTTATAGCTTAGATTAAACAAGGTTAAAGCATGAaccacaaataaatttctttggGCTTTAAAGAGCTtataagtttttattaaagtaaatttatttttaaaattctttaaatataactCACCCTTGGCATCGTAGATCAAACGGAAGGTGTCCGAGTGCAGGTGACCAAAGAACTGGCCCTGGATGACCGAGGCGTATTTGCGGACCATCTCCAGATACCGCCGGTTGTTCCGCTCCGTGAAGATCAACTGGTTGTGCTGCTGTGGACCCAGATGACGCTCATCCACGCCCGGCGGCATGTGCCCCACTATATAGACCTGGTAAAAGTCAAAAGCCAAGGATTAAAGGAccttattatatatatgaaatcaATTCTTTAACgctgcaaattaaatattataattaatcaaaaagGCCTGCTATCCGATTTCATTTCAGGCACGTGCAGGCCGAGGcagggaaataaatatatttaatatatgcaTATTTGCACATGCAAAGGCCTTTTAAATATCTCGTTAATTTCAGAAATATTTCAGCTTTGGCTTTACGCGTTGTAAACATTAAATTCATGTACATCCTGTGCtgaaaatttaatattctGCTGCTAAATAAAGTGTAGAAATGTGTGGAATTTAAAGGAATTTTGCAAGTTAATTGGGAAACTCCTTTACaatcaaaaataatgattacattttaaattgaataatgtTGTATGTTATTCCACAAATATCTTCGATAAATCCCTTAATTGTTGAAAGTGTTTCACATACCGTTTCCTGTTTATCCCTTGACTTCGAGAGCACCTCCTCCAGCCACAGCCACTGCTGCTCGGCCAGCAGCTCATCTTCTCCCGTACTGGAGCTCACAGAGGCCTTGGGCTCTGCAAAGTACTCGGCTGGCCAGCGTAGACTCAGCGAAGCCCTTGGATCTGGATCTGGATCTAGTCGCATGAAGTTTGTATTAAGAGCCACTATCCTAAGTCGGCTCTTGGTCTGCTCGATGGAGTAATAGCCACCCTGATCGAAGGTCACCAGTGCCTCGGAAGGCAGCCAGTGTCGCCACAGTTCTCCCAATCTCTGGTAGCTGCCACTCCCATCCTCATGGCCCAAAACCGGAAAGATGAACTGCGAGGAGAAGCTGCGGCCCAGCAGGTCCGTTATATTCCTCAAAATCTCGTGCTGCTTCTGCTCGGATAGGGGCTGGGCGGAGTGAGACAAAGCATCGCCGGTCCACAAAACAAACTCCACATTGTCGCCCTGCTTAGCCTTCATGGTCTTCACCGCCGACTCGATCAGACTCCATGGACTATCGCAGTTGTAGTGGCCAAAGTGGCCAGGTGCCTCTGACACCGCATTGGAGCTGGAACCAGGCACAGAGCGGGCCAGCTGCCAGCAGCTTTTGTAGATGTCGCCGTCGGTGGAGTAAATGGTGTCCAAGTGCAGGTCACTGATGTGCCAGAAGTAGCCTGTGAATGGagggataaatatttatttttatatattaaaaatttataaattacataAGTAAATCCAGCACGAATCAATATTGTATTTATGGAGAGATTTCCCTTAGATTAAATCTTGACTTTGGCTAAGTCCTCGGGCCATTCCTGGCCGGGAAAGGCCGTTGGCTGGGCATTTACCCGCCGGCTGGCCCAGGAGAAAAACCTAGGCGCCCCAGAGAATTCCCTGCAGCTGACTGCTTGGTTGACTGACCTGGACTTAAGCGCCTTTTTACCTACCTGACCTGGCTCTAACCGAAAGTCACAAAGCCACAAAGTCAATCAACGAGCCAACGAGCTGAGTTGCCGACGAAGATGGAGATCAGTTTCATTTGGCATGCGCTGTGATCGGTTGGCCAGGAGATACAAGCGCAGATTGCGAGACAGGATCAGAGGACAAGGACAGCGATTGGGAAAAGGACACCGAACGAGAAGCACTGAAAGAGGCATTCCTTTCATGCCCGGTGAGAGCACACGGTGTTGAGTCAAAGATAGCAGGATGAGCCTAATAAGGATCgggctggcgctgctgctcctggtggCCACCACTGCCCAGATGGTGTATCCCGTTCAGGGACGTCGGAAGCTATGCGGCGAGGCGCTGAGCGATGCCCTGGACCTGATGTGTACCAATGGCTTCGCCAGCCGGGCTAAGCGGAGCATCAGTAAGTATATTTGGATCAATCTCACCTTTCCAAGTTTCAACTAACTTCGGTCTCAAGCGGTGCAGGACAGAGGGTTGGCCCTGATCCGGAAGCTCCAGCCACATCGGCCGGAAATGGACatggaaacggaaacggaccGTCCAGCCACCGGAAGCTTACGCAAATTGCGACGCCTCCGACGCCGCGTGGCCCACGCGTGCTGCAAGGAGGGCTGCACCTACGACGACATTCTGGACTATTGTGCCTGAACAGCCCAACCAGATCCCGTCCACACACCGTTGCAGACCAGACCAGACGGAGCACCACTACCCCACATTGCAGAGATCccgagcaggagcaggaccaCGACTACGAGCACGAGCACGAACAGGAGGAGCGGAGGCGGAACAGCAGGGACGACAACAGGCAAAGGGCCAACGATGACGCGGACAATGCCCACAGTGAACCAACCCGACGACGTTCTGCAATTCATTTTCCTACACTTAACCCTAAATATAAACGTAATCATATTTCCAAATATTTCATTGTAACATTCTTAGTGGAAGCAAATAAAGTTACTttcaagcagcagcagcaagaaaACAAAAGGTTTCTGTCCTTTTCACCGCCGAACAGTGGGCATAAATAGAACATTTGTGTTTATAAAGGGAACAGGGTATAATCACTTTAGTCAGAAGCTAATAACGCAGTAGAGAAATTATCTCTGACGCTATAAATCATTTATATTCTTGAtcttgaaaaataaacattttgatcTTAAGCCTCTGCAATGAATATTTTAGTACTTTGTTGTGCTAAATGATGGTAAAAATTAGAATGATTACCAAAACTCCGCCTACTCGCCTTCAAATgtttattaagaatataatATACCCTGTTCCTATTCCCATTTTTCCATAGAGTCCTGAATATTTCATTGCATGTTTTTAGACACCTGTTTTAAACGTTTTCAAATCCACACCAACAAAATGCTCTAAATAATAATTCTGGTTTTCAAAATGCCAAAGAATTTTTGGTATGTTTCCATAGTAATTTGACGGCATTCCAGCTGTGCACTCAATGCCACAAGGCTTGCGGGGAATCCCCAAGCCCCAAATAACACCCACCGAAGCAGGCAACAGCACCACCCATTGCCACCCACAGGCAGCTGCCATTCAGCACCTTGTTTTCCGAGAACAATAATGAaaatgatgaatttttaattagatGACGTTCTGATTTTaataagcaaaacaaaagaggAGCCGAGACGAACGAGGAATACACTGAGTTTCGGCTTCAGTTTCAATTCCATCCCTTTCCCCTCTTATCGATTGATTTGGTCGATACACAAAATAACTGGTAAACAACTTCCAATCGTCGGTAGTTTTCCTGCAGATAAGTCACTTTTTGTCCGAAAAGATTTGCAATGATAATAGGTAACGGGGCTTTCAGGTAAAAAACTACCTGACTTTCGGAGGGACTCAAAGGCTCAGCAGCGTACTTATCGCATTCAGGAGGGAACTTGCGGCAGAGGGAAACCCCAAAGTGTTGAGGCACTTAACAAAGATAATGAGATAACACAAACGGCGTTATTGTTTGCCCAGTAAAGCAATTGAATAATAACTTggctcttgtttttgtttatgccATTTTGAAGTGAGGAAGGACGGAGGAGGCCTTGGGAAAATAATCCTTAGATGGAAATAAGAGGGACAGAAAATGGAATGCTTTTATTTCCAGGTTACTTTTTAATTGGGAATTATGGTTGGTCAAGGAAAGGTGCAAAAAAGATTAAAgacataatatttataaaatgaaattgatttggtaaatgaaataaagaaaactatatttaaattgagttTAAAATTTCGTACActatttaaaagatttaactacattttaaagctttaacTGAATATGTAACAATATTTCAATGAAAATGCATGAACTAACTTTGCCACACTCGAGTTGAAATTTATGAAGTAAAGCTTGTTAGCAGGGTAAACTTTTTTCGCACACACCCAGGCGCAAAATGTTAAAGACCCTCATCTGCCTGGAAGAGAACTCAATGCCCGTCATCTTGTTGTTTTCCAGCTATCCAGATCCATCGGCTTTGTGCGTTATTATTTAGTCCAGAACGTAAACAAACGTCAGCTGATGTACGTAAGACCCCCCGGTATCAGCCTTTGCCCCATTCCCCGCTGGGAATTCCAGGCATACACAGCCACAAAGGGATAAATAACAACCCACACCAGAGGCCAGAGACCAGAGACCAGAACCAGACCAGTACCCAACTGTGGTGCTAACTGACACTCTGGCTAACGCGGCCTGACAGTGTGTGGACTCTGTACTCCTCGGATCGCCTTGGATTCGGGTTGATATAAAACCCTGCGGCGCGGCTGGGAGCCCACACAGTCGTGGCTGGGCCACTTGGCAGACGACACCTACATCCACTCCGGGACAGAGTGAAGtaaagcagcagcatcatggCCATCGAGATGCGGCGTCGGATCCTGTTCCATGGTCTCTTCCTGCTCATCCTGGTGATCGGTGGGGTACGAGCCAATGTTATACTTTGCGGCGAGGAGTTAACCGACACCCTAAACAGGATTTGTCACTATGGCTACAGGAGAAATTTGGGTAAGTCGTATTCCGAACTGAGTTCTATATATAATCGATTGTATTTAAGTCTTTTATTTCTACAAAAATCTTGAGAATGAGAATTCACCTTGAAATCGTTCGtttatcttaaaatatatattttcttttgagaAAAGTCATTAGTGggaacattttcatttcagtTTCAGATTTGATTAATGAATTGTATTAAGTGTGATTTAACTCAACAccttttgaataattttgacATTTATTCGTCAGGGAATTTTGAATgacaaatttacttaaatatgtttaaatttatagtcAAAATCttaggaaaatatacaagttGTATCTATCTGCAATGCCATTTTACAAAGAAAATTGGTAGGAACATCTAgctattaaatgaaaaatttaaataaattaaaacaattgattattctttcttaattattattccTATGAATTGAATGATTTATTTTCATCAactatggaaaaaaaaaaatgtttaaacaatGCTGTTTATTGACCCTATTTTATTTCGTGCATTCCCCAGGTCTCAATTCCATCCCAGACAGATCCCACGAACTTAGCTTTGAGGAGCGTTCGCTCCTGGATCGAGTACGTTTTGGAAGTGGCGTCCTGAGCCTAAATGAAGCCTGTTGCGACAAGTCCTGTGCGATGGAGGAGCTGATGCAATACTGTGTGGATAAGCCCGTTCCATGAACCCCGCTTCCCTCGCCAAAAACTGCTGAAAAGATCTGACTAGAGTCTCCCTTAGGCCTTAATTCGCCGGCAAAGCCCAGTCAATATCCTTCGGATATGATGTAAATGCACGCACATTGAATGGGCGATGTATGCGCATAATTTATGATCGGAAATCAGAGACAGACACGCGAAATGAATCGGAAAACGGGGCGATATATGCATGTATATAGAGTATAATGTATGTTTGGACAGGGCCTGAATACATCGACTGggtataaattaataaataaattatgtattCAAACTGCTGCGGATTGGGCAACTTGATTGGTAATTAAACGGGTATTACATTGATTTTTCATTGTCGTTGATTGcagttaattatttattgaccCAATGTCCGGGAATTCTGTATTGTAAACTAACTTTGGGGTTGGCGGAAATAAAGAGTTTCGAACGATTTCTGCAGACTTTTGTtgtaatttcaaaataatggCATTTTTATACACACAACAGATGAAGTTGAAAATCGACAATTAAGCTGATTCGAAGCGGATACTGGGTTGTGGCTTGAGTTATCAGAATTATATGTTTACTTGTACTGTtagctaaatatttaaaatatttgaaactgCTTTACTgcagtaaattaaatatttatttaattaatacatatttCTATTGGATGTTTTTGGAGTAAGAAATGGTTTCGTTCTCAGCTAGGCCTTCTTCTAGAAAATGTTATGTAGTACTTTATAGAAATTGTGTTGATTATTTTCAACTTTTAATATTGAACCTTCACTTAATGAATGTTAAGATATaactatttaataatttgatGTTAAGCATTTATACccatatctatctatctacTATCTACTTTCTACTAAGATACTTTCCACTTTATCTGTATTACCTCTAGAATTATGTATTGGACGAAGTAGTAATAAACCCTCAAATAAAGACCCAGTTAAATGTTTGTAATATCACTGTATTTGAGAACACTTTGCACTTGTATGGTTTGCTAACGCCCAAAGCAGGATATATTTAATCTATGTAGATCGTTCGAGAACGGTAACATGCAACAAGCTATATATAAATGATGATGATCGTCCTTCGTATGTACTGGTTTGCAACCAGGTCCTGAGGCAAACAATTGGGTCCTGAGTCAAGAGTCGGAAGAGTGATTCGGATTGGAGAGCAATTTACGGACTGGCCGCCACGGAGCAGTACTCCATGAGGACGGCGTAGGGACAGGTGTGCTTGCAGCACCTGTCCACGATGCCCTCTCGCGTGCGTCGCCGTATGGAAGCCAAGGAATTGAGGGCCGCGACTTCGCCTCCATAGAAGCGACCGCGCAGGAGCGGACTGGTCAGCTGCCCCGGTTCCTCATTGGCCTCCACGTACTGAATGGGATCGAGTGGGTCCAGTTCACTGGCAACTGCTAGGGATTGAAGGCAAAAGGTGAGTAGGCACACTACCTGGAGAGGATCTTCCGGGGGAACACTTACACTTACTCATGCCCCGCTTCTGGGGCATTATGCTATTGAACTCGTCGcacaccatcatcatcatgtcGTTGAGCTTCTCGCTGCACAGCCTGTAATCCGAGTAGGGCATCTGGGCCAGCGAGGAGTTGCAGGCCAGGAGCAGCACGAGGAGCACCGAGGTGAGGGAGACGACTGCCTTGCACATGGTTGTGTGTCCCTGTGATCTTGGGGATTAACTCTGGGGAAGATGCTGATGgtggaactgctgctgctgctagtAACTGATGCTGTTGGGATTAACGAAGCCCGCTTATATACAGCTGGGTCTTGGTCTGGTTCTGGatctgggtctgggtctgggccACTTTAACCCCGGAGGCAGGCAGTGTCAGGTTGCGTTAGCCACGGGATGAGTGCATCCGGTACTCTTCGCCTGGCTAAACTCGTTCAATGTCAAAGCTGACTTATGCAAATGGCTATTGGCAAGCCAGAGAGGGGGGTGGCTTGGAAGGGAAATGGAAATCTCCCTGTTTCTGTTTTCGGTTTTCTGGGGGCGTTTGCTGTCAGccaattaaacaatttatgtaTAAACAGCCAGGCCGTGCTAAGCCCTGCATTTATGAATACCAAATGAGCAAGGACGAGTAGGAATTCTGTGTTCCTCGCCCACAATACTTACCAATACGCGCCTGGGCCATGCCGAAACAGGCCAAAAGCCAGCTCAACTGGGCCAGCATCTCGGGTTGGCTGGGATGGGATGGGATTCCTCCGGCGCCTCCTTAGAACTTTTCCTTTGACGCCTGCTTCTACTTCTTgaactcgaactcgaactcAAACTCGAACTGGAATTTCTTTTTGCACTGTCTACTTTTATTCATTAGTCAAAGTTGGTGCTGCATAAATAAGTGATTACGATTACGAATCGGATTACGAGTGAACAGGGCGAGAGTATGTAGTGGGTATGTGGGgaatgtgtgtgcgt
Proteins encoded:
- the LOC108078952 gene encoding probable insulin-like peptide 3, which produces MAIEMRRRILFHGLFLLILVIGGVRANVILCGEELTDTLNRICHYGYRRNLGLNSIPDRSHELSFEERSLLDRVRFGSGVLSLNEACCDKSCAMEELMQYCVDKPVP
- the Ilp2 gene encoding probable insulin-like peptide 2 isoform X1, whose amino-acid sequence is MCKAVVSLTSVLLVLLLACNSSLAQMPYSDYRLCSEKLNDMMMMVCDEFNSIMPQKRGMSKSVASELDPLDPIQYVEANEEPGQLTSPLLRGRFYGGEVAALNSLASIRRRTREGIVDRCCKHTCPYAVLMEYCSVAASP
- the LOC108078949 gene encoding acid sphingomyelinase-like phosphodiesterase 3b yields the protein MLAQLSWLLACFGMAQARIGYFWHISDLHLDTIYSTDGDIYKSCWQLARSVPGSSSNAVSEAPGHFGHYNCDSPWSLIESAVKTMKAKQGDNVEFVLWTGDALSHSAQPLSEQKQHEILRNITDLLGRSFSSQFIFPVLGHEDGSGSYQRLGELWRHWLPSEALVTFDQGGYYSIEQTKSRLRIVALNTNFMRLDPDPDPRASLSLRWPAEYFAEPKASVSSSTGEDELLAEQQWLWLEEVLSKSRDKQETVYIVGHMPPGVDERHLGPQQHNQLIFTERNNRRYLEMVRKYASVIQGQFFGHLHSDTFRLIYDAKGNPISWLMIAPSVVPRKAGIGSSNNPALRLYKFDTGSGQVLDYTQFWLDLPLANRAHEPTWQPEYNLTHYYALPEISAVALHNFAERFTGTDLSWFTRYHRANAVRYQSGAACQGLCMLNHYCAITRLDYDEFRLCLEKEQLPLQGRAPALGSSMIPTSWSWLLAVFYGLRGISGLLRWWGGGRCNNCHNQRI
- the Ilp2 gene encoding probable insulin-like peptide 2 isoform X2, with the translated sequence MCKAVVSLTSVLLVLLLACNSSLAQMPYSDYRLCSEKLNDMMMMVCDEFNSIMPQKRGMSKFASELDPLDPIQYVEANEEPGQLTSPLLRGRFYGGEVAALNSLASIRRRTREGIVDRCCKHTCPYAVLMEYCSVAASP
- the LOC108078951 gene encoding probable insulin-like peptide 4; this translates as MSLIRIGLALLLLVATTAQMVYPVQGRRKLCGEALSDALDLMCTNGFASRAKRSITVQDRGLALIRKLQPHRPEMDMETETDRPATGSLRKLRRLRRRVAHACCKEGCTYDDILDYCA